The Saccharomyces mikatae IFO 1815 strain IFO1815 genome assembly, chromosome: 13 genome has a segment encoding these proteins:
- the ERG13 gene encoding hydroxymethylglutaryl-CoA synthase (similar to Saccharomyces cerevisiae ERG13 (YML126C); ancestral locus Anc_8.864) encodes MTELKKQKTAEQKARPQNVGIKGIQIYIPTQCVNQSELEKFDGVSQGKYTIGLGQTNMSFVNDREDIYSMSLTVLSKLIKSYDIDTNKIGRLEVGTETLIDKSKSVKSVLMQLFGENTDVEGIDTLNACYGGTNALFNSLNWIESNAWDGRDAIVVCGDIAIYDKGAARPTGGAGTVAMWIGPDAPIVFDSVRASYMEHAYDFYKPDFTSEYPYVDGHFSLTCYVKALDQVYKSYSKKAISKGLVSDPAGSDALNVLKYFDYNVFHVPTCKLVTKSYGRLLYNDFRANPQLFPEVDAELAARDYDESLTDKNIEKTFVNVAKPFHKERVAQSLVVPTNTGNMYTASVYAAFASLLNYVGSDDLQGKRVGLFSYGSGLAASLYSCKIVGDVQHIIKELDITNKLAKRITETPKDYEAAIELRENAHLKKDFKPQGSIEHLQSGVYYLTNVDDKFRRSYDVKK; translated from the coding sequence ATGACTGAActaaaaaaacaaaagactGCTGAACAAAAAGCCAGACCTCAAAACGTAGGTATCAAAGGTATTCAAATCTACATTCCTACTCAATGTGTGAACCAATCCGAACTAGAAAAATTTGACGGTGTTTCTCAAGGTAAGTACACAATAGGTCTAGGCCAAACCAACATGTCTTTTGTCAATGACAGAGAAGACATTTACTCGATGTCTTTGACTGTTTTGTCTAAGTTGATCAAAAGTTACGACATTGACACCAATAAAATTGGTAGATTAGAAGTCGGTACGGAGACTTTAATCGACAAGTCCAAGTCTGTCAAGTCTGTTTTGATGCAATTGTTTGGCGAAAACACTGATGTCGAAGGTATCGACACTCTTAATGCGTGCTACGGTGGTACCAATGCTTTgttcaattctttgaacTGGATTGAATCTAATGCTTGGGATGGTAGAGACGCCATCGTTGTTTGTGGTGATATTGCCATTTATGATAAAGGTGCTGCAAGACCAACCGGTGGTGCCGGTACTGTTGCTATGTGGATTGGTCCAGATGCTCCAATTGTATTTGACTCTGTTAGAGCTTCTTACATGGAACATGCGTACGATTTCTACAAGCCAGATTTTACCAGCGAATATCCTTACGTGGATGgtcatttttcattgacCTGTTACGTCAAAGCTCTTGATCAAGTTTACAAGAGTTATTCTAAGAAGGCTATTTCTAAAGGGTTGGTTAGCGATCCCGCTGGTTCGGATGCTTTGAAcgttttgaaatattttgaCTACAACGTTTTCCATGTACCAACCTGTAAATTGGTCACCAAATCGTACGGTAGATTACTATATAACGATTTCAGAGCTAATCCTCAATTATTCCCAGAAGTTGACGCTGAATTAGCTGCTCGCGATTACGACGAATCATTAACCGACAaaaacattgaaaaaaccTTTGTTAACGTTGCTAAGCCATTCCACAAAGAGAGGGTAGCACAATCATTGGTTGTTCCAACAAACACAGGCAACATGTATACCGCATCAGTATATGCTGCCTTTGCATCTCTATTAAACTATGTTGGATCCGACGACTTGCAAGGTAAGCGTGTTGGTTTATTTTCTTACGGTTCTGGTTTAGCTGCATCTCTATATTCCTGTAAGATTGTTGGCGATGTCCAACATATTATCAAAGAATTGGATATCACTAACAAGTTAGCCAAGAGAATCACCGAAACTCCAAAGGATTACGAAGCTGCCATCGAATTAAGAGAAAACGCCCATTTGAAGAAGGATTTCAAGCCTCAAGGTTCTATTGAGCACTTGCAATCTGGCGTTTACTACTTGACCAACGTCGATGACAAATTCAGAAGATCCTACGATGTTAAAAAGTGA
- the NDI1 gene encoding NADH-ubiquinone reductase (H(+)-translocating) NDI1 (similar to Saccharomyces cerevisiae NDI1 (YML120C); ancestral locus Anc_8.854) — protein sequence MLSKNLYGNRKLLSSTNTLIRFASTRSTGVENSGAGPTSFKTMKVIDPQHSDKPNVLILGSGWGAISFLKHIDTKKYNVSIISPRSYFLFTPLLPSAPVGTVDEKSIIEPIVNFALKKKGNVTYYEAEATSINPDRNTVTIKSLSTVSQLYQPENHLGLQQAEPAEIKYDYLISAVGAEPNTFGIPGVTDYGHFLKEIPNSLEIRKTFAANLEKANLLPKGDPERKRLLSIVVVGGGPTGVEAAGELQDYVHQDLKKFLPALAEEVQIHLVEALPIVLNMFEKKLSSYAQSHLENTSIKVHLRTAVAKVEEKQLLAKTKHEDGKITEETIPYGTLIWATGNKARPVITDLFKKITEQNSSKRGLAVNNFLQVKGSNNIFAIGDNAFAGLPPTAQVAHQEAEYLAKNFDKMAQIPNFQQNLSSRKDKIDLLFEENNFKPFKYNDLGALAYLGSERAIATIRSGKRTFYTGGGLMTFYLWRILYLSMILSARSRLKVFFDWIKLAFFKRDFFKGL from the coding sequence ATGCTATCAAAAAACTTGTATGGTAATAGGAAATTGCTATCCTCAACGAATACGCTAATCAGATTCGCTTCCACCAGATCGACGGGCGTGGAAAACTCGGGGGCTGGCCCTACATCATTTAAGACAATGAAAGTCATTGACCCTCAGCACAGCGACAAGCCAAACGTACTGATATTGGGTTCAGGATGGGGTGctatttcctttttaaaGCATATCGACACTAAGAAGTACAATGTCTCCATCATCTCTCCCAGAAGTTACTTCTTATTTACGCCGTTACTGCCTTCTGCACCAGTTGGAACAGTAGATGAAAAGTCAATTATTGAGCCTATCGTTAACTTTGctctcaaaaaaaaggggAATGTTACCTACTACGAGGCGGAAGCGACTTCTATCAATCCCGACAGAAATACTGTCACTATAAAATCATTGTCCACCGTCAGTCAGCTATACCAACCTGAAAATCATTTAGGGCTGCAGCAGGCGGAACCTGCTGAGATTAAGTACGATTATTTGATCAGTGCTGTGGGTGCAGAGCCTAACACATTTGGTATTCCTGGGGTCACGGATTACGgtcattttttgaaggaaatTCCTAACTCTTTGGAAATAAGAAAGACTTTCGCAGCCAATTTGGAGAAGGCTAATTTATTGCCCAAGGGCGACcctgaaagaaaaagattaCTGTCCATTGTCGTGGTTGGTGGTGGGCCTACCGGTGTGGAGGCCGCTGGTGAGTTACAGGATTATGTTCACCAGGACCTGAAGAAATTCCTTCCTGCTTTGGCAGAAGAAGTCCAGATCCATTTGGTCGAAGCTTTACCTATCGTTTTGAATATGTTTGAGAAAAAGCTTTCATCCTATGCGCAATCCCATTTGGAAAATACATCGATCAAAGTGCATTTGAGAACGGCTGTCGCAAAAGTGGAAGAAAAGCAGTTATTGGCAAAGACCAAACACGAGGATGGGAAAATAACTGAAGAAACCATTCCATACGGCACTTTGATTTGGGCTACCGGTAACAAGGCAAGACCTGTCATTACAGAccttttcaagaaaattacTGAGCAAAACTCGTCAAAAAGAGGATTAGCAGTAAACAACTTTCTGCAAGTAAAAGGCAGCAATAACATCTTTGCTATTGGTGACAATGCATTTGCTGGGCTACCCCCAACTGCCCAAGTGGCACATCAAGAGGCTGAATATTTAGCCAAAAATTTCGATAAAATGGCTCAAATACCAAACTTCCAACAAAAcctttcttcaagaaaagataaaattgATCTTCTAttcgaagaaaacaacTTCAAGCCTTTCAAATACAACGATTTAGGGGCATTAGCATACCTTGGTTCAGAAAGGGCCATTGCGACCATCCGTTCCGGTAAGAGAACATTTTACACCGGTGGAGGTTTGATGACGTTTTACCTATGGAGAATCTTATATTTGTCAATGATCCTATCCGCTAGGTCGAGATTAAAGGTCTTTTTCGATTGGATCAAATTagcattcttcaaaagagatTTCTTTAAAGGATTATAG
- the RSC9 gene encoding Rsc9p (similar to Saccharomyces cerevisiae RSC9 (YML127W); ancestral locus Anc_8.866) has protein sequence MNSFVSNSPLNGTPVSEAPVVSSEPVNMFETMVANPIKVSRLQSNGVLTGPAANTKSIHYSLANFNVFQSLPKETARGVDDLTRMEMALLSGIPEEVKWSLKKYLTYSNKAPYMISLRTLPDLLPLFKTFILPLERIVEGLNKSTICDSDAMDTLQMGLNALLILRNLAQDTDSVQVLVKDTEIKSFILFVLKKFQCVATGDSEWQLYEGNATFFNELTHYTLDLMEAISSYIAPAMKDDHYFQTLVSILNYTKDRYMVISILRSLSRLLVRSKANEESAADNLDHKTLSLIVSFLLVECDSELIIASLDFLYQYILPGSQRITELFRSKECSLILEATLPNLLSYNVAIPDYSLLQKHKIKLVKRLKPPAPKEPPNLSDDLFQQLFKLNEPLRSTTWLRCCFEPVQEAEFTQISLWRSYESKFGQPVRESGRKLLPAVEFIKNVSNAFNNAAAIVITDPVTGKKRFVIKGIQPRFKALSIADGEKESQIPISALKSKFLDDSEEITPARQNSIPDVKFPKQLSDVSKVACTFLCLLSNDTDDGVGSTFCQHIRPLVLHKLADIPPLTLALSEYMENTSGL, from the coding sequence ATGAACTCGTTTGTCTCTAACTCACCGCTTAATGGAACTCCAGTGAGCGAGGCGCCTGTTGTAAGCTCCGAACCCGTGAACATGTTTGAGACAATGGTAGCCAACCCTATCAAGGTGTCTCGGTTACAGTCCAATGGAGTGCTGACGGGACCTGCGGCCAATACTAAGTCCATCCACTACTCGCTGGCGAATTTTAATGTGTTCCAGTCGCTGCCCAAGGAAACAGCCAGAGGTGTAGACGATTTGACAAGGATGGAAATGGCATTGCTAAGTGGAATACCGGAGGAAGTCAAGTGGTCGTTGAAAAAGTACCTTACATATAGCAACAAAGCGCCATATATGATTAGCTTACGGACATTACCGGACCTGTTGCCGCTCTTCAAGACGTTTATATTACCTTTAGAGCGCATCGTGGAGGGTCTAAACAAGTCGACCATATGTGATTCGGATGCGATGGATACTTTGCAAATGGGGCTAAATGCGCTGCTAATCCTAAGAAATTTGGCTCAAGACACCGACTCCGTACAAGTACTGGTTAAAGATACAGAAATCAaatcttttattctttttgtctTGAAGAAGTTTCAATGTGTTGCCACAGGAGACAGTGAGTGGCAGTTGTACGAAGGTAATGCAACCTTTTTCAACGAGTTGACGCACTATACTCTAGATCTGATGGAAGCCATTTCCTCCTACATTGCCCCTGCTATGAAGGATGATCATTATTTCCAAACGTTAGTGTCAATCTTGAACTATACCAAGGATAGGTACATGGTTATCTCCATACTAAGATCTCTTTCAAGGTTACTGGTTAGATCCAAGGccaatgaagaaagtgcAGCAGACAACCTAGACCATAAGACTCTTTCGTTGATTGTTTCCTTCTTGCTGGTGGAATGTGATAGTGAGCTTATTATTGCATCGCtggattttctttatcagtACATTTTGCCCGGTTCTCAAAGAATTACAGAATTATTTAGGAGTAAGGAATGCTCTTTGATACTGGAGGCCACGCTACCCAATTTGCTATCCTATAATGTTGCCATACCAGATTACAGTCTATTGCAGAAGCACAAAATTAAGTTGGTTAAAAGATTGAAACCCCCGGCTCCTAAAGAGCCACCAAATTTATCGGATGATCTGTTTCAACAACTCTTCAAACTAAACGAACCGTTAAGGTCAACTACTTGGTTGAGGTGTTGCTTTGAACCAGTACAGGAAGCGGAATTCACGCAAATATCACTTTGGAGATCCTACGAATCCAAATTTGGTCAGCCTGTTCGGGAATCCGGACGTAAACTCCTGCCAGCCGTAGAATTCATCAAGAATGTGTCGAATGCTTTCAACAACGCTGCTGCAATTGTCATCACTGACCCAGTGACCGGTAAGAAAAGGTTTGTTATCAAGGGCATTCAACCTAGATTCAAAGCTTTGAGCATTGCAGATGGCGAGAAAGAATCTCAGATACCAATTTCGGCGTTGAAATCTAAGTTTTTGGACGACTCTGAGGAAATTACACCCGCAAGACAAAACAGTATACCCGACGTAAAGTTTCCCAAACAACTCTCCGACGTCTCTAAAGTCGCATGCACATTTTTGTGCCTGTTGTCCAACGACACGGATGATGGAGTCGGTTCCACATTTTGTCAGCATATTAGACCATTGGTTCTACATAAGTTGGCGGATATCCCACCTTTAACATTGGCATTGTCTGAATACATGGAAAATACGTCAGGGTTATGA
- the PGA3 gene encoding cytochrome-b5 reductase (similar to Saccharomyces cerevisiae PGA3 (YML125C) and AIM33 (YML087C); ancestral locus Anc_8.862), whose amino-acid sequence MSKEDIEGTNVLDEPVHGIYIPAALFAVGVAITTYMSGELKILWSLPVLFMIIFVRAYAAYKRRRSLYQDRWTPLELEDQTIISKNTALYRFKLKTRLESLDIPAGHHVAARVPIDGTHEVRYYNPISSKLEDGHLDLVVKAYADGKVSKYFAGLNPGDTVEFKGPIGTLNYEPNSSKHLGIVAGGSGITPALQILNEVITVPEDLTKVSLLYANETENDILLKDELDEMAEKYPHFRVHYVVHYPSERWTGDVGYITKDQMSKYLPEYSGDNRLLICGPDGMNNLALQYAKELGWKVNSTRSSSGDDQVFVF is encoded by the coding sequence ATGTCAAAGGAAGACATTGAAGGAACTAACGTTCTGGACGAACCTGTCCACGGGATCTACATTCCTGCGGCACTATTCGCTGTTGGTGTCGCCATCACCACGTATATGTCTGGtgaattgaaaatcttGTGGAGTTTACCCGTTCTCTTCATGATCATCTTTGTAAGGGCCTATGCGGCCTACAAAAGGAGAAGGTCACTCTACCAAGACAGATGGACTCCTTTAGAATTAGAAGATCAAACCATAATTTCCAAGAATACCGCCCTGTACCGTTTCAAGTTGAAGACAAGGCTGGAGAGCTTAGACATCCCTGCCGGCCATCATGTCGCTGCACGTGTCCCCATTGATGGAACACACGAGGTCAGGTACTATAACCCGATCAGTTCTAAACTGGAAGACGGGCATTTGGATTTGGTGGTAAAGGCATATGCTGATGGTAAAGTCTCCAAGTACTTCGCCGGCCTGAACCCCGGTGACACCGTGGAGTTCAAGGGACCAATAGGTACCTTGAACTACGAACCAAATTCTTCCAAGCATTTAGGCATTGTGGCAGGTGGTTCCGGTATTACACCAGCCCTACAAATCTTAAATGAAGTCATCACCGTTCCTGAAGATTTGACCAAGGTCTCCCTGTTGTATGCtaatgaaactgaaaaCGATATTCTATTAAAGGACGAACTTGACGAAATGGCCGAAAAATACCCACATTTTCGAGTTCATTACGTGGTACACTACCCATCTGAAAGATGGACCGGAGATGTCGGCTACATAACCAAGGACCAGATGAGCAAGTACCTACCGGAATATTCGGGTGATAACAGGCTTCTGATCTGTGGACCTGACGGAATGAACAACTTAGCCCTTCAATACGCTAAAGAACTAGGCTGGAAGGTCAATTCAACGAGAAGTTCTTCTGGTGATGATcaagtttttgttttttaa
- the PHO84 gene encoding phosphate transporter PHO84 (similar to Saccharomyces cerevisiae PHO84 (YML123C); ancestral locus Anc_8.858) yields MGSVNKDTIHVAERSLNKENLTEGGNLAFHNHLNDFAHIEDPLERRRLALESIDNEGFGWQQVKTISIAGVGFLTDSYDIFAINLGISMMSYVYWHGDMPASSQTLLKVSTSVGTVIGQVGFGTLADIVGRKKIYGMELIVMIFCTILQTTVAHSPAINFVAVLTFYRIVMGIGIGGDYPLSSIITSEFATTKWRGAIMGAVFANQAWGQISGGIIALILVAAYKSELNYADTGAECDARCQKACDQMWRILVGLGAVPGLLCLYFRLTIPESPRYQLDVNAKLELAELREQEREKKIHDTSDDDMAINGLERAPTAVESLNAHPPKASFKDFCRHFGQWKYGKILLGTAGSWFTLDVAFYGLSLNSAVILQTIGYAGSKNVYKKLYDSAVGNLILICAGSLPGYWATVFTVDIIGRKPIQLAGFIILTILFCVIGFAYHKISDHGLLGLYVICQFFQNFGPNTTTFIVPGECFPTRYRSTAHGISAASGKIGAIIAQTALGTLIDHNCARDGKPTNCWLPHVMEIFALFMLLGIFTTLLIPETKRKTLEEINEQYHDEIDPATLNYRNKNNDIESSSPSQLQQEV; encoded by the coding sequence ATGGGTTCCGTAAATAAAGATACCATCCATGTTGCTGAAAGAAGTcttaataaagaaaatttaaCTGAAGGTGGTAATCTGGCGTTTCACAATCATTTGAATGATTTTGCTCACATAGAGGATCCTctagaaagaagaagattggCTTTGGAGTCCATCGATAACGAAGGTTTCGGTTGGCAACAAGTTAAGACCATCTCTATTGCTGGTGTTGGTTTCTTGACAGATTCTTATGATATTTTCGCCATCAATTTAGGTATCTCCATGATGTCCTACGTTTACTGGCACGGTGACATGCCCGCTTCAAGTCAAACCCTATTGAAGGTTTCTACTTCTGTCGGTACTGTCATTGGCCAAGTTGGTTTTGGTACTTTAGCTGATATTGTTGGTCGTAAGAAAATTTATGGTATGGAACTTATTGTCATGATTTTCTGTACTATCCTACAAACTACAGTTGCTCATTCTCCTGCCATCAACTTCGTTGCCGTTTTAACATTCTACCGTATTGTCATGGGTATTGGTATTGGTGGAGACTACCCACTGTCTTCGATTATTACTTCCGAATTTGCCACTACGAAATGGAGAGGTGCTATTATGGGTGCTGTTTTCGCTAACCAGGCCTGGGGTCAGATTTCTGGTGGTATCATCGCGCTTATCTTGGTTGCTGCTTACAAGAGCGAGCTGAACTACGCTGACACCGGTGCTGAATGTGATGCCAGATGTCAAAAGGCCTGTGATCAAATGTGGAGAATACTTGTTGGATTAGGTGCTGTCCCCGGGCTGTTGTGTTTGTATTTTAGATTGACTATTCCAGAATCTCCTAGATATCAACTGGATGTTAACGCTAAATTGGAACTTGCTGAACTAAGGGAACAAGAGCGCGAAAAGAAGATACACGACACCAGTGATGACGACATGGCAATTAACGGATTGGAAAGAGCCCCAACTGCCGTCGAATCTCTTAATGCACACCCTCCAAAGGCTTCATTCAAAGATTTCTGCAGACATTTTGGCCAATGGAAATATGGTAAAATTCTGCTAGGTACTGCTGGTTCTTGGTTTACATTGGACGTTGCCTTCTACGGTTTGAGTTTAAACAGTGCCGTCATTTTACAAACCATCGGTTATGCCGGTTCCAAAAATGTTTATAAGAAATTATACGATTCTGCTGTTGGTAACTTAATTTTGATTTGTGCTGGTTCGTTGCCTGGTTACTGGGCAACTGTTTTCACCGTCGATATTATTGGCAGAAAACCAATTCAGCTCGCTGGTTTCATAATCTTGACCATTTTGTTCTGTGTCATTGGTTTCGCATACCACAAGATTAGTGACCATGGCCTTTTAGGTCTTTACGTTATTTGtcaattcttccaaaaCTTCGGTCCAAACACAACCACCTTTATTGTTCCTGGAGAGTGTTTCCCAACTCGTTACAGATCTACTGCTCATGGTATTTCTGCCGCATCTGGTAAGATTGGTGCGATCATCGCACAAACCGCTTTGGGTACTCTAATCGATCATAACTGTGCCAGAGACGGTAAGCCAACTAATTGTTGGTTACCTCATGTCATGGAGATCTTTGCTTTGTTCATGTTGTTAGGTATTTTCACAACTTTGTTAATCCCAGAGACCAAGAGAAAGACTCTAGAAGAAATCAACGAGCAATACCACGATGAAATCGATCCTGCTACGCTCAACtacagaaacaaaaataacgaCATCGAGTCCTCCAGCCCATCTCAACTTCAACAAGAAGTATAA
- the GTR1 gene encoding Rag GTPase GTR1 (similar to Saccharomyces cerevisiae GTR1 (YML121W); ancestral locus Anc_8.855), giving the protein MSSNNRKKLLLMGRSGSGKSSMRSIIFSNYSAFDTRRLGATIDVEHSHLRFLGNMTLNLWDCGGQDVFMENYFTKQKDHIFQMVQVLIHVFDVESTEVLKDIEIFAKALKQLRKYSPDAKIFVLLHKMDLVQLDKREELFQIMMRNLSETSSEFGFPNLIGFPTSIWDESLYKAWSQIVCSLIPNMSNHQSNLKKFKGVMNALEIILFERTTFLVICSSNGENSDDGHESTDNSNALLDPKRFEKISNIMKNFKQSCTKLKSGFKTLILNNNIYVSELSSNMVCFIVLKEMNIPQELVLENIKKAKEFFQ; this is encoded by the coding sequence ATGTCGTCGAACAATAGGAAGAAACTGCTTCTGATGGGGCGGTCCGGGTCCGGTAAATCGTCAATGAGGTCAATCATTTTTAGTAACTACTCAGCGTTTGACACTAGGAGGTTGGGCGCCACCATCGATGTAGAACACTCGCATTTAAGGTTCCTTGGAAATATGACTCTGAATCTGTGGGATTGCGGTGGTCAGGATGTGTTTATGGAGAACTACTTCACTAAGCAGAAGGACCATATTTTCCAAATGGTGCAGGTGTTAATACACGTGTTCGATGTGGAGTCCACTGAGGTGCTTAAAGATATCGAGATATTTGCGAAAGCTTTGAAGCAGTTGAGGAAGTACTCCCCGGACGCCAagatttttgttcttttgcaCAAGATGGATTTGGTTCAGCTAGACAAGAGAGAGGAACTGTTCCAAATCATGATGAGAAACCTGAGTGAAACGTCTTCTGAATTCGGATTCCCCAATCTGATAGGTTTCCCGACCTCAATTTGGGATGAGAGTTTATACAAAGCGTGGTCGCAAATTGTGTGCTCGCTAATACCTAATATGTCCAACCACCAAAGtaacttgaagaaattcaaaggGGTTATGAATGCACTCgaaattattcttttcgaAAGAACGACTTTCCTCGTGATATGTTCCAGCAATGGTGAAAACAGCGACGATGGCCACGAGAGCACGGATAACAGTAACGCTTTATTAGATCCTAAGcgatttgaaaagatctcgaacataatgaaaaatttcaagcaGAGTTGCACGAAACTAAAGAGCGGATTTAAGACATTGATATTAAACAATAACATCTACGTTAGCGAGTTATCATCGAACATGGTGTGCTTCAtagttttgaaagaaatgaatattCCGCAGGAGCTAGTTCttgaaaacatcaaaaaggCCAAagagttttttcaatga
- the TUB3 gene encoding alpha-tubulin TUB3 (similar to Saccharomyces cerevisiae TUB3 (YML124C) and TUB1 (YML085C); ancestral locus Anc_8.859) translates to MREVISINVGQAGCQIGNACWELYSLEHGIKADGHLEDGLSKPKGGEEGFSTFFHETGYGKFVPRAIYVDLEPNVIDEVRTGRFKDLFHPEQLINGKEDAANNYARGHYTVGREIVDEVEERIRKMADQCDGLQGFLFTHSLGGGTGSGLGSLLLENLSYEYGKKSKLEFAVYPAPQLSTSVVEPYNTVLTTHTTLEHADCTFMVDNEAIYDICKRNLGISRPSFSNLNGLIAQVVSSVTASLRFDGSLNVDLNEFQTNLVPYPRIHFPLVSYAPILSKKRATHESNSVSEITNACFETGNQMVKCDPTKGKYMANCLLYRGDVVTRDVQRAVEQVKNKKTVQMVDWCPTGFKIGICYEPPTVIPSSELANVDRAVCMLSNTTAIADAWKRIDQKFDLMYAKRAFVHWYVGEGMEEGEFTEAREDLAALERDYIEVGADSYAEEF, encoded by the exons ATGAGAGAAGTCATTAGTATTAATG TTGGTCAAGCAGGTTGTCAAATAGGTAATGCATGCTGGGAATTGTACTCCCTGGAGCATGGTATCAAGGCAGACGGTCATTTGGAGGACGGCTTATCAAAACCCAAAGGAGGTGAAGAGGGGTTTTCTACATTCTTTCATGAAACTGGGTACGGTAAGTTTGTCCCAAGAGCAATCTATGTGGATTTAGAGCCTAatgttattgatgaagTGCGTACGGGTCGCTTCAAAGACCTTTTTCACCCAGAACAATTGATCAACGGTAAAGAAGATGCCGCCAACAACTATGCAAGAGGCCATTATACCGTTGGTAGAGAAATAGTGGATGAAGTTGAGGAAAGAATTAGAAAGATGGCCGATCAATGTGATGGGTTACAAGGGTTCTTATTCACCCACTCTCTTGGTGGTGGGACTGGTTCCGGTTTGGGCTCCCTGTTATTAGAAAATTTATCGTACGAGTACGGTAAGAAATCCAAATTGGAATTCGCCGTTTACCCAGCACCTCAATTATCTACTTCTGTCGTGGAACCCTACAACACAGTTTTAACTACGCACACTACCTTGGAACATGCTGATTGTACATTTATGGTTGATAACGAAGCGATTTACGACATCTGTAAGAGAAACTTGGGAATTTCCAGGCCAAGTTTTAGTAACTTGAACGGATTAATTGCCCAAGTGGTATCATCTGTTACTGCATCATTGAGATTCGACGGTTCACTGAACGTGGATTTGAACGAATTCCAAACCAACCTGGTACCATATCCAAGAATCCATTTCCCTCTAGTTTCATATGCTCCTATCTTGTCCAAAAAGAGGGCCACCCATGAGTCCAACTCTGTGTCAGAAATCACAAACGCCTGTTTCGAAACTGGTAACCAAATGGTGAAGTGTGACCCAACAAAGGGTAAGTATATGGCTAACTGCCTGTTATATAGAGGTGACGTGGTGACAAGAGATGTTCAAAGGGCCGTCGAGCAGgtaaagaacaagaaaacagtACAGATGGTGGACTGGTGTCCAACAGGTTTCAAGATTGGTATCTGTTACGAGCCACCAACTGTGATACCAAGTTCCGAACTGGCTAATGTGGATAGAGCTGTTTGTATGTTATCCAACACCACCGCCATTGCTGACGCCTGGAAGAGAATCGATCAAAAATTCGACTTGATGTACGCAAAACGTGCCTTCGTTCACTGGTACGTTGGTGAGGGTATGGAGGAAGGTGAATTCACCGAAGCCAGAGAAGATTTGGCCGCTTTAGAAAGGGATTATATCGAGGTCGGTGCGGATTCCTACGCTGAAGAGTTTTAA